From the Paraburkholderia sp. PREW-6R genome, one window contains:
- the ilvA gene encoding threonine ammonia-lyase, biosynthetic, which yields MAPFPSYTAHRATRMASHDYLKKTLTARVYDVARETELEHAPNLSARLRNPVYLKREDNQPVFSFKVRGAYNKMAHMSAEALGRGVITASAGNHAQGVALSAAKLGVRAIIVVPVTTPQVKVDAVRAHGGPTVEVVQAGESFSDAYAHALELQEERGLTFVHPFDDPYVIAGQGTVAMEILSQHQGPIHAIFVPIGGGGLAAGVAAYVKSVRPEIRVIGVQTDDSCAMAASLKAGERVTLNEVGLFSDGTAVKLVGEETFRLCSEYLDDVLLVNTDALCAAIKDVFQDTRSVLEPAGSLAVAGAKQYAEREGIENQTLIAITSGANMNFDRMRFVAERAEVGEAREAVFAVTIPEERGSFRRFCELVGTRSVTEFNYRIADAHSAHIFVGVQIRNRSESAQIAGAFEAHDFATVDLTFDELSKQHIRYMVGGRSPLARDERLFRFEFPERPGALMKFLKSMAPNWNISLFHYRNQGADYSSILVGIQVPESENREFDRFLATLGYPNWEETQNPVYRLFLA from the coding sequence ATTGCCCCTTTCCCGTCTTACACAGCGCACCGCGCCACCCGCATGGCTTCCCACGACTACCTGAAGAAAACCCTCACCGCGCGTGTCTACGACGTGGCGCGAGAAACCGAGCTCGAACACGCGCCGAACCTGTCGGCGCGTCTGCGTAACCCGGTCTATCTGAAGCGTGAGGACAACCAGCCGGTGTTCTCGTTCAAGGTGCGCGGCGCGTACAACAAGATGGCGCATATGTCGGCCGAAGCGCTCGGGCGCGGCGTGATCACTGCGTCGGCGGGCAATCATGCGCAGGGCGTCGCGCTGTCGGCGGCCAAATTAGGTGTGCGGGCGATCATCGTCGTGCCGGTGACGACGCCGCAGGTCAAGGTGGATGCGGTGCGCGCGCATGGCGGCCCGACTGTCGAAGTGGTGCAGGCCGGCGAGTCGTTCAGCGACGCTTACGCACACGCACTGGAACTGCAGGAAGAGCGCGGCCTGACTTTCGTGCATCCGTTCGACGATCCGTACGTGATCGCGGGACAGGGTACGGTGGCGATGGAGATCCTCAGCCAGCATCAGGGGCCGATCCACGCGATCTTCGTGCCGATCGGCGGCGGCGGTCTCGCGGCGGGCGTGGCGGCGTATGTGAAATCGGTGCGTCCCGAGATCAGGGTGATCGGCGTGCAGACCGACGATTCGTGCGCGATGGCCGCGTCGTTGAAAGCGGGCGAGCGCGTCACGCTCAATGAGGTCGGTCTGTTCTCGGATGGCACGGCGGTCAAGCTCGTCGGCGAGGAAACCTTCCGCCTGTGCAGCGAGTATCTCGACGACGTGCTGCTCGTGAATACGGACGCGCTGTGCGCAGCGATCAAGGACGTGTTTCAGGACACGCGCAGCGTGCTGGAGCCCGCCGGCTCGCTGGCTGTCGCCGGTGCGAAGCAGTATGCCGAGCGCGAAGGCATCGAGAACCAGACGCTGATCGCGATCACCTCGGGCGCGAACATGAACTTCGACCGCATGCGTTTCGTCGCCGAACGCGCCGAAGTGGGCGAAGCACGCGAGGCCGTGTTCGCGGTGACGATTCCCGAAGAGCGCGGCAGTTTCCGGCGCTTCTGCGAACTGGTCGGCACGCGCAGCGTCACCGAATTCAACTACCGTATTGCCGATGCGCACTCCGCCCATATCTTCGTTGGCGTGCAGATCAGGAATCGCAGCGAATCGGCGCAGATTGCGGGTGCGTTCGAGGCGCACGATTTCGCGACGGTCGATCTGACGTTCGACGAACTTTCGAAGCAGCACATCCGTTACATGGTGGGTGGGCGCTCGCCGCTCGCCCGCGACGAACGCCTGTTCCGTTTCGAGTTTCCCGAGCGGCCCGGCGCGCTGATGAAATTCCTGAAGTCGATGGCGCCGAACTGGAATATCAGCCTGTTCCATTACCGCAACCAGGGCGCGGACTACAGTTCGATTCTCGTCGGCATCCAGGTGCCGGAGAGCGAAAACCGCGAGTTCGACCGCTTCCTCGCGACGCTGGGTTACCCGAACTGGGAAGAGACGCAGAACCCGGTGTATCGATTATTCCTCGCATGA
- a CDS encoding TIM44-like domain-containing protein has protein sequence MSDSNVLSLRKVSGSLVRRIGLIAMVGLIMAGSLASLDAEARRMGGGRSFGRQSNTVQQQHQATPSQSFQNNQATQQRAQPAPAPTPAPVAQPNRSRWLGPIAGLAAGLGIAALLSHFGLGGAFAGAMANIIVIAVIAMIAIWLIRRFLGRKRDASQPAYATGATSFNSGSTSYPQEPRYSAPSSGSYLEPQGSSQSTPTAFATPSVPAGFDSEAFLRNAKVYFVRLQAAWDVGNMEDIRQFTTPEMFAEVRVDLSSRGTESNQTDVVQLNAELLGVEERASEYFASVRFSGLIREVPGAPAEPFVEVWNLSKANRAGEGWLLAGIQQVTQH, from the coding sequence ATGTCCGATTCGAACGTGTTATCTCTCCGTAAGGTTTCGGGGTCATTGGTGAGAAGAATCGGACTGATCGCGATGGTCGGCCTGATCATGGCGGGTTCTCTCGCCTCGCTGGACGCCGAAGCACGCCGCATGGGCGGTGGCCGCAGTTTCGGCCGCCAGTCGAATACGGTTCAGCAGCAGCATCAGGCTACGCCGTCGCAGTCTTTCCAGAACAATCAGGCCACGCAGCAGCGTGCACAGCCCGCGCCTGCGCCCACGCCGGCGCCCGTTGCGCAGCCGAACCGTTCACGCTGGCTTGGGCCGATCGCCGGCCTCGCCGCCGGGCTGGGCATTGCCGCGCTGTTGTCGCACTTTGGACTGGGCGGCGCGTTTGCGGGCGCAATGGCCAATATCATCGTGATCGCCGTCATCGCCATGATCGCAATCTGGCTGATCCGGCGCTTCCTCGGCCGAAAGCGCGATGCGTCGCAACCGGCGTATGCAACCGGCGCAACGTCGTTCAATTCGGGCAGCACGAGCTATCCGCAGGAGCCACGCTACAGCGCGCCGTCCAGTGGCTCGTATCTCGAGCCGCAAGGCAGTTCGCAGAGCACGCCGACGGCATTCGCCACGCCTTCCGTGCCCGCCGGGTTTGATTCGGAAGCGTTCCTGCGCAACGCGAAGGTCTATTTCGTGCGCTTGCAGGCCGCATGGGACGTGGGCAACATGGAAGATATTCGCCAGTTCACCACGCCGGAAATGTTCGCCGAGGTGAGAGTGGACCTGTCGTCGCGCGGCACGGAATCGAACCAGACCGACGTGGTGCAGTTGAACGCCGAATTGCTCGGCGTCGAAGAGCGCGCGAGCGAGTACTTTGCCAGCGTGCGTTTTTCAGGGCTGATCCGCGAAGTGCCGGGCGCGCCGGCGGAGCCGTTCGTCGAGGTCTGGAATCTGTCGAAGGCGAACCGTGCCGGTGAAGGCTGGCTGCTGGCTGGCATCCAGCAGGTGACCCAGCATTGA
- the ubiB gene encoding ubiquinone biosynthesis regulatory protein kinase UbiB — MRFLRFLKIFFTVIRFGLDEMMLSRVNDRRVRLLLRITTIGRKFDAPPGVRLRLALESLGPIFVKFGQVLSTRRDLLPVDIANELAKLQDQVPPFDSAVAIGLVEKSLGAPVDVLFDDFERVPVASASIAQVHFAKVKAGQHAGKAVAVKVLRPNMLPVIDSDLALLRDIAVWAERLWADGKRLKPREVVAEFDKYLHDELDLMREAANGSQLRRNFAGLDLLLVPEMYWEFCTPTVLVMERMVGVPISQVETLRAAGVDIPKLAREGVEIFFTQVFRDGFFHADMHPGNIQVSLAPETFGRYIALDFGIIGALSDFDKNYLAQNFLAFFKRDYHRVATLHLESGWVPPNTRVEELESAIRAVCEPYFDRALKDISLGQVLMRLFSTSRRFNVEIQPQLVLLQKTMLNVEGLGRSLDPELDLWKTAKPYLERWMNEQIGLRGWYERLKIEAPQWSKTLPQLPRLIHHALAERHNMTRGGNDEMIRQILLEQKRTNRLLQGLLLFGVAVGVGVVLARVFLAFAYGG, encoded by the coding sequence ATGCGTTTTCTGCGTTTCCTCAAGATTTTTTTCACGGTTATCCGCTTCGGTCTCGATGAGATGATGCTCAGCCGCGTCAACGACCGGCGCGTGCGTCTGCTGCTGCGCATCACCACGATCGGCCGCAAGTTCGACGCGCCGCCGGGAGTGCGGCTGCGGCTCGCGCTCGAAAGTCTCGGGCCTATTTTCGTCAAGTTCGGCCAGGTGTTGTCCACACGCCGTGACCTGCTGCCGGTCGACATCGCCAACGAACTCGCGAAGCTTCAGGATCAGGTGCCGCCGTTCGACTCGGCGGTGGCGATCGGGCTGGTCGAGAAGTCGCTCGGCGCGCCCGTTGACGTGCTGTTCGACGATTTCGAGCGGGTGCCCGTGGCGAGCGCGTCGATTGCGCAGGTCCACTTTGCGAAGGTCAAGGCCGGGCAGCACGCGGGCAAGGCGGTCGCCGTGAAGGTGCTGCGCCCGAACATGCTGCCTGTGATCGATTCCGACCTTGCGCTGTTGCGCGACATCGCCGTCTGGGCCGAGCGGTTATGGGCGGACGGCAAGCGCCTGAAGCCGCGTGAAGTGGTCGCCGAATTCGACAAATACCTGCACGACGAACTCGACCTGATGCGCGAGGCCGCCAACGGCAGCCAGTTGCGCCGCAACTTTGCCGGACTCGACCTGCTGCTCGTGCCGGAGATGTACTGGGAATTCTGCACGCCCACGGTGCTCGTGATGGAGCGCATGGTCGGCGTGCCGATCAGCCAGGTCGAAACGCTGCGCGCGGCGGGCGTCGATATTCCGAAGCTGGCGCGTGAAGGCGTCGAAATATTCTTCACGCAGGTGTTTCGCGACGGTTTTTTCCACGCGGACATGCACCCCGGCAATATTCAGGTGAGCCTCGCGCCGGAAACCTTCGGCCGATATATCGCGCTGGACTTCGGAATTATCGGCGCGCTGTCGGACTTCGATAAGAACTACCTCGCGCAAAACTTCCTCGCGTTCTTCAAGCGCGACTACCACCGGGTCGCCACGCTGCATCTGGAGTCGGGCTGGGTGCCGCCCAACACCCGCGTCGAGGAACTGGAAAGCGCGATCCGCGCGGTCTGCGAGCCGTATTTCGATCGCGCGCTGAAAGACATTTCGCTCGGCCAGGTGCTGATGCGGCTTTTTTCGACGTCGCGGCGCTTCAATGTCGAAATCCAGCCACAACTCGTATTGCTGCAAAAGACCATGCTCAACGTGGAAGGGCTCGGTCGCTCGCTCGATCCCGAACTGGATTTGTGGAAAACCGCCAAGCCTTATCTCGAACGCTGGATGAACGAGCAGATTGGTCTGCGCGGCTGGTATGAGCGGTTGAAGATCGAGGCGCCGCAGTGGTCCAAGACGCTGCCGCAGCTGCCGCGGCTCATCCACCACGCGCTGGCCGAGCGTCACAACATGACCCGTGGCGGGAACGACGAGATGATTCGCCAGATCCTGCTCGAGCAGAAGCGCACCAACCGGCTGCTGCAAGGCTTGCTGCTGTTCGGCGTGGCAGTCGGCGTGGGCGTGGTGCTCGCGCGGGTGTTTCTCGCGTTCGCGTACGGCGGCTAG
- a CDS encoding SCP2 sterol-binding domain-containing protein, with protein MTLAAKPFAAAVNHLLARESWARERLAPYAGKTARLSCPPVVLTLLVQPDGYLSAVGESEARQVDVTITVPSEALPAFVQGGQAAVMKHVKIEGDAEFATTIAKLAEHLRWEPEEDLAKFIGDGPAWRVASVVRTVGEHVQRTGRNLLDTAAEYLLDENPQLVRRAALDDFNAELARARDTLARVEKRIERLEQKVEAHGANASGGAATSRGTR; from the coding sequence ATGACTCTCGCCGCCAAGCCTTTTGCCGCCGCTGTCAATCATCTGCTCGCCCGCGAGTCGTGGGCTCGTGAGCGCCTTGCTCCGTATGCCGGCAAGACCGCCCGGCTCTCGTGCCCGCCGGTCGTCCTCACGCTGCTGGTGCAGCCGGACGGCTATCTGAGCGCAGTCGGCGAGAGCGAGGCGCGGCAGGTCGACGTGACGATCACCGTGCCGTCGGAGGCGCTGCCGGCCTTCGTGCAGGGCGGCCAGGCCGCTGTGATGAAGCACGTGAAGATCGAGGGCGACGCCGAGTTCGCCACCACCATCGCGAAACTCGCCGAGCATCTGCGTTGGGAGCCGGAAGAAGACCTGGCGAAGTTCATCGGCGACGGACCGGCATGGCGAGTCGCGTCGGTCGTGCGAACGGTGGGTGAGCACGTGCAGCGCACCGGGCGCAATCTGCTCGATACCGCCGCCGAGTATCTGCTCGACGAAAACCCGCAACTGGTGCGGCGCGCAGCGCTCGACGACTTCAACGCCGAGCTGGCCCGTGCGCGTGACACGCTGGCGCGCGTGGAGAAGCGAATCGAGCGTCTCGAACAGAAGGTCGAAGCCCACGGCGCCAATGCGTCGGGCGGCGCCGCCACGTCGCGCGGCACGCGCTAG
- a CDS encoding HIT family protein yields MDCVFCREDGGDVLWQDDRLRVVLADEHDYPGFCRVIWNGHIAEFSDLDGNDRDHVMKAVYAVERAMRRVLHPVKVNLASLGNQVPHVHWHVIPRFSNDAHFPLPIWAPRQRTVSEAMLSSRRAQATLLREAVRQEIGQAFNN; encoded by the coding sequence ATGGATTGCGTTTTTTGCCGTGAAGATGGCGGCGATGTGCTGTGGCAGGACGACAGGCTGCGCGTCGTCCTCGCCGACGAACACGATTACCCGGGCTTTTGCCGCGTCATCTGGAATGGTCACATTGCTGAGTTTTCGGATCTCGACGGAAACGATCGCGATCACGTGATGAAGGCGGTGTATGCAGTGGAACGCGCGATGCGGCGCGTCCTTCATCCGGTAAAGGTGAATCTGGCGAGCCTCGGCAACCAGGTACCCCACGTGCATTGGCATGTGATTCCGCGTTTTTCGAACGACGCTCATTTCCCGCTGCCCATCTGGGCGCCCCGCCAGCGCACCGTTTCCGAAGCCATGCTGTCGTCGCGGCGCGCGCAGGCCACGTTGCTGCGCGAAGCGGTGCGGCAGGAAATCGGGCAGGCTTTCAACAATTGA
- a CDS encoding DUF971 domain-containing protein has protein sequence MSGLTPDTPVPTGVVVHSKSRVLELQYANGESYRLPFELLRVYSPSAEVQGHGPGQETLQTGKREVTITLIEGVGNYALQPTFSDGHSTGIYSWDLLYDMAVRQDELWRDYLARLAAAGVERDRPMAPAAAAHGHCH, from the coding sequence ATGAGCGGATTGACTCCCGATACCCCGGTGCCGACGGGCGTCGTCGTACATTCGAAGTCGCGCGTACTCGAACTTCAATACGCGAACGGCGAATCGTACCGTCTGCCGTTCGAATTGCTGCGCGTGTATTCGCCGTCGGCGGAAGTGCAGGGCCACGGGCCCGGCCAGGAGACGCTGCAAACCGGCAAGCGCGAAGTGACGATCACGTTGATCGAGGGCGTCGGCAATTACGCGCTGCAGCCGACTTTCTCCGACGGGCACAGCACCGGCATCTATTCGTGGGACCTGCTTTACGACATGGCCGTGCGCCAGGACGAACTCTGGCGCGACTATCTCGCCAGGCTGGCAGCGGCCGGCGTCGAACGCGACAGGCCGATGGCGCCGGCCGCGGCTGCGCATGGCCACTGTCACTGA
- a CDS encoding FAD/FMN-binding oxidoreductase: MNAPQVFNPHGAAAAVAADPEARLREIPYNYTSFSDREIVIRLLGNDAWAALAELRAERRTGRSARMLYEVLGDIWVVRRNPYLQDDLLDNPKRRAMLIEALHHRLSEIEKRRRADLIEHGDEAGVDRAARVETLVQAARKAVDEFSSEFQKTYDLRRRATKVLGRVTEKDNIKFDGLSRVSHVTDATDWRVEYPFVVLTPDTEAEIAGMIKACFELGLTVIPRGGGTGYTGGAVPLTPFSAVINMEKLEQLGAVEMTELPGVERKVATIFSGAGVVTRRVTEAAEQAGFVFAVDPTSLDASCVGGNVAMNAGGKKAVLWGTALDNLAWWRMVDPEGNWLEVTRLDHNMGKIHDIEVAHFELKWFDGNYAPGEKLLRTESLDIKGRVFRKEGLGKDVTDKFLAGLPGVQKEGCDGLITSARWVLHKMPAHTRTVCLEFFGQARDAIPSIVEIKDYLFETSKQGGAILAGLEHLDERYLRAVGYATKSKRNAFPKMVLIGDIVGNDADAVAQATSEVVRMANGKSGEGFVAVNAEARKRFWLDRSRTAAIAKHTNAFKINEDVVIPLDRMGEYTDGIERINIELSIKNKLQLVDALEAFFKGGKLPLGKSDDANEIPSAELLEDRVQQALDLLKRVRMRWEFLRDRLDLPLREAQHYLVGLGYEGLAEKFADRVDTQADATVFHITQDRTIRVSWKQEIRAELRQIFNGGEFKPILDEAQAIHKKVLRGRVFVALHMHAGDGNVHTNLPVNSDNYEMLQDAHTAVARIMKLARSLDGVISGEHGIGITKLEFLTDDEISEFRKYKQRVDPLGRFNAGKLLEGADLRNAYTPSFGLMGYESLIMQQSDIGAISESIKDCLRCGKCKPVCATHVPRANLLYSPRNKILATSLLVEAFLYEEQTRRGVSIKHWDEFNDVADHCTVCHKCVTPCPVKIDFGDVTMNMRNLLRKMGKKKFNPGNAAGMFFLNATNPQTINLARTAMMGVGYKAQRLGNEVLKKFAKKQTAHPPATVGKPPVTQQVIHFMNKKMPGNLPKKTARALLDIEDNKIVPIIRNPKTTTADTEAVFYFPGCGSERLFSQVGLATQAMLWEAGVQTVLPPGYLCCGYPQRGSGQFDKAEQIVTDNRVLFHRVANTLNYLDIKTVVVSCGTCYDQLAGYEFEKIFPGCRIIDIHEFLLEKGMKLDGVNGVRYMYHDPCHTPIKTMDPVKLVNSLMGSEKDGYKIEKNDRCCGESGTLAVTRPDISTQVRFRKEEEIRKGAAKLRGIPLVAEAGANGINPANASAGAAGAPEGSVLKAGDGPQPKGATDVKILTSCPSCLQGLSRYNDDAGIEADYIVVEMARHVLGEDWMVDYVQRANNGGIERVLV; this comes from the coding sequence ATGAACGCACCTCAAGTATTCAATCCGCACGGGGCCGCCGCTGCGGTAGCCGCCGACCCCGAAGCGCGTCTGCGCGAAATTCCTTACAACTACACGTCGTTTTCCGATCGCGAAATCGTTATCCGACTGCTGGGCAACGACGCGTGGGCCGCGCTTGCCGAACTGCGCGCGGAACGCCGTACGGGCCGCTCGGCACGGATGCTCTACGAAGTGCTCGGCGACATCTGGGTCGTGCGCCGCAATCCCTATCTGCAAGACGATCTGCTCGATAATCCGAAGCGCCGCGCGATGCTGATCGAAGCGCTGCACCATCGTTTGAGCGAAATCGAGAAGCGCCGCCGCGCCGATCTCATCGAGCACGGCGACGAAGCGGGGGTGGACCGCGCCGCTCGTGTCGAAACGCTGGTGCAGGCGGCACGCAAAGCCGTCGACGAATTTTCGAGCGAATTCCAGAAGACCTATGATCTGCGCCGTCGCGCGACCAAGGTGCTGGGCCGCGTCACCGAAAAAGACAATATCAAGTTCGACGGCTTGTCCCGCGTTTCGCACGTGACGGACGCCACCGACTGGCGCGTCGAGTATCCATTCGTCGTGCTCACGCCGGATACCGAAGCCGAGATCGCCGGCATGATCAAGGCGTGTTTCGAGTTGGGGCTGACCGTGATTCCGCGTGGAGGCGGCACGGGCTACACGGGCGGCGCAGTGCCGCTCACGCCGTTCTCAGCGGTCATCAACATGGAAAAGCTCGAACAGCTTGGCGCGGTCGAGATGACCGAGCTGCCGGGCGTCGAACGCAAAGTCGCGACCATTTTCTCCGGCGCGGGCGTCGTCACGCGCCGTGTGACCGAAGCGGCCGAGCAGGCCGGTTTCGTGTTCGCGGTGGACCCCACGTCGCTCGACGCGTCTTGCGTGGGCGGTAACGTCGCGATGAATGCGGGCGGCAAGAAAGCCGTGTTGTGGGGCACGGCGCTCGACAATCTGGCCTGGTGGCGCATGGTCGACCCGGAAGGGAACTGGCTCGAAGTCACGCGCCTCGACCACAACATGGGCAAGATTCACGATATCGAGGTGGCGCATTTCGAACTCAAATGGTTCGACGGCAATTACGCGCCGGGCGAGAAGCTGCTGCGCACCGAGTCGCTCGACATCAAAGGGCGCGTGTTCCGTAAGGAAGGTCTAGGCAAGGACGTCACGGACAAATTTCTCGCGGGTTTGCCGGGCGTGCAGAAAGAGGGCTGCGACGGGCTCATCACGTCTGCTCGCTGGGTGCTGCACAAGATGCCGGCGCATACGCGCACCGTTTGCCTCGAATTCTTCGGCCAGGCACGCGACGCGATTCCGAGCATCGTCGAAATCAAGGATTACCTGTTCGAAACGTCGAAGCAGGGCGGCGCGATTCTCGCGGGCCTCGAACATCTCGACGAACGCTATCTGCGCGCGGTCGGCTATGCGACCAAGAGCAAACGCAATGCGTTTCCGAAAATGGTGCTGATCGGCGATATTGTCGGCAACGACGCCGACGCCGTCGCGCAGGCCACCTCGGAAGTGGTGCGCATGGCCAACGGCAAGAGCGGCGAAGGCTTCGTCGCGGTCAACGCCGAGGCGCGCAAGCGCTTCTGGCTCGACCGCAGCCGCACCGCCGCGATCGCCAAACACACCAACGCGTTTAAGATCAACGAAGACGTGGTGATCCCGCTCGACCGCATGGGCGAGTACACCGACGGCATCGAGCGCATCAATATCGAGTTGTCGATCAAGAACAAGCTGCAACTGGTCGATGCGCTCGAAGCGTTCTTCAAGGGCGGCAAACTGCCGCTCGGCAAGAGCGACGACGCCAACGAAATCCCAAGCGCCGAATTGCTGGAAGATCGCGTGCAGCAGGCGCTCGATCTGCTCAAGCGCGTGCGCATGCGCTGGGAATTCCTGCGAGACAGGCTCGATCTGCCGTTGCGCGAAGCGCAGCACTATCTGGTTGGCCTCGGCTATGAGGGGCTCGCGGAGAAGTTTGCCGATCGCGTCGACACGCAAGCGGACGCCACCGTATTTCACATCACGCAGGACAGGACGATCCGCGTGTCGTGGAAACAGGAGATTCGCGCCGAACTCCGGCAGATTTTCAATGGCGGGGAGTTCAAGCCGATCCTCGACGAAGCGCAGGCAATCCACAAGAAAGTGTTGCGTGGCCGTGTGTTCGTCGCGCTGCACATGCACGCGGGCGACGGCAACGTTCACACGAACCTGCCGGTGAACTCCGACAACTACGAGATGCTGCAAGACGCCCACACGGCGGTGGCGCGCATCATGAAGCTCGCGCGCTCGCTCGACGGGGTCATTTCCGGCGAGCATGGAATCGGCATCACCAAGCTCGAATTTCTGACCGACGACGAAATCAGCGAATTCCGCAAGTACAAGCAACGCGTCGATCCGCTTGGCCGCTTCAACGCGGGCAAGCTGCTCGAAGGCGCCGATCTTCGCAATGCCTACACGCCGAGCTTCGGCCTGATGGGCTACGAATCGCTGATCATGCAGCAGAGCGACATTGGCGCGATCTCCGAATCGATCAAGGATTGCCTGCGCTGCGGCAAGTGCAAGCCGGTCTGCGCGACTCACGTGCCGCGCGCGAATCTGCTGTACAGCCCGCGTAACAAGATTCTCGCCACCTCGTTGCTGGTGGAGGCGTTCCTGTATGAGGAGCAGACGCGCCGCGGCGTGTCGATCAAGCACTGGGACGAATTCAACGACGTCGCCGATCACTGCACCGTCTGCCATAAGTGCGTGACGCCGTGCCCGGTGAAGATCGATTTCGGCGACGTGACGATGAACATGCGCAACCTGCTGCGCAAGATGGGCAAGAAGAAGTTCAATCCGGGCAACGCGGCCGGCATGTTCTTCCTCAATGCCACCAACCCGCAAACCATCAACCTCGCGCGCACGGCGATGATGGGCGTCGGCTACAAGGCGCAGCGCCTCGGCAACGAAGTGCTGAAGAAGTTCGCGAAGAAGCAGACGGCGCACCCGCCGGCCACCGTGGGCAAGCCGCCGGTCACGCAGCAGGTGATCCACTTCATGAACAAGAAGATGCCGGGCAACCTGCCGAAAAAAACCGCGCGCGCGTTGCTCGATATCGAGGACAACAAGATCGTCCCGATCATCCGCAATCCGAAAACAACCACGGCCGACACGGAAGCGGTGTTCTACTTTCCAGGCTGCGGTTCAGAGCGCCTGTTTTCTCAGGTCGGTCTCGCTACGCAAGCGATGCTGTGGGAAGCCGGTGTGCAAACGGTGCTGCCGCCGGGCTATCTGTGCTGCGGCTATCCGCAGCGCGGCTCGGGCCAGTTCGACAAGGCCGAGCAAATCGTCACGGACAATCGCGTGCTGTTCCACCGCGTCGCCAACACGCTGAACTACCTCGACATCAAGACCGTGGTGGTGTCGTGCGGCACGTGCTACGACCAGCTCGCCGGCTACGAATTCGAGAAGATCTTCCCGGGCTGCCGGATCATCGACATTCATGAATTCCTGCTGGAAAAGGGCATGAAGCTCGACGGCGTGAACGGCGTGCGCTACATGTACCACGACCCTTGCCACACGCCGATCAAGACGATGGACCCGGTCAAGCTGGTGAACTCGTTGATGGGTTCCGAGAAAGACGGCTACAAGATCGAGAAGAACGACCGTTGCTGTGGCGAATCCGGCACGCTCGCGGTCACCCGTCCTGACATTTCGACACAAGTGCGTTTCCGCAAGGAAGAGGAAATCCGCAAGGGCGCTGCGAAGCTGCGCGGCATTCCGCTCGTCGCCGAGGCGGGTGCGAACGGGATCAATCCGGCCAATGCATCGGCCGGCGCGGCGGGTGCGCCAGAGGGCTCGGTGCTGAAGGCCGGCGACGGCCCGCAGCCGAAGGGCGCCACCGACGTGAAAATCCTCACGAGCTGCCCGTCCTGCCTGCAAGGCCTGTCGCGCTATAACGACGACGCAGGTATCGAGGCGGATTACATCGTCGTCGAGATGGCCCGCCACGTGCTCGGCGAAGACTGGATGGTCGACTACGTGCAGCGGGCGAATAATGGCGGAATCGAGCGCGTGCTGGTTTAA
- the ubiE gene encoding bifunctional demethylmenaquinone methyltransferase/2-methoxy-6-polyprenyl-1,4-benzoquinol methylase UbiE, giving the protein MSKTHFGFQSVDEQEKAQKVAGVFHSVAANYDLMNDLMSGGLHRAWKMFTIAQANVRPGYKVLDIAGGTGDLSKAFAKQAGATGEVWHTDINESMLRVGRDRLLDKGVITPALLCDAERIPFPDNYFDVVTVAFGLRNMTHKDVALAEMRRVLKPAGKLLVLEFSKVWDPLKKVYDVYSFKVLPWLGERFAKDAESYQYLAESIRMHPDQETLKTMMEQAGLDGVKYYNLSAGVVALHVGTKY; this is encoded by the coding sequence ATGAGCAAAACCCACTTCGGCTTTCAGTCGGTCGACGAACAGGAAAAAGCACAGAAGGTGGCAGGCGTATTCCACTCGGTCGCCGCCAACTACGACTTGATGAACGACCTGATGTCGGGCGGCCTGCACCGGGCGTGGAAGATGTTCACGATCGCCCAGGCCAACGTGCGGCCGGGCTACAAGGTGCTCGACATCGCGGGCGGCACGGGCGACCTGTCGAAGGCGTTCGCGAAGCAGGCCGGTGCAACGGGCGAAGTCTGGCATACGGACATTAACGAATCCATGCTGCGCGTGGGCCGCGACCGCCTGCTGGACAAGGGTGTGATCACGCCGGCGCTGCTGTGCGACGCCGAGAGGATTCCCTTTCCGGACAATTACTTCGACGTGGTCACGGTGGCATTCGGCTTGCGGAACATGACGCACAAGGACGTCGCACTCGCCGAGATGCGCCGCGTGCTGAAGCCGGCGGGCAAACTGCTGGTGCTGGAATTTTCGAAGGTGTGGGATCCGCTCAAGAAGGTCTACGACGTCTATTCTTTCAAGGTGCTGCCGTGGCTGGGGGAGCGCTTCGCGAAAGACGCCGAAAGCTACCAGTACCTCGCGGAATCGATCCGCATGCATCCCGATCAGGAAACTTTAAAAACAATGATGGAACAAGCAGGCCTGGACGGCGTCAAATATTACAATTTGTCAGCTGGCGTGGTAGCTTTACACGTGGGGACCAAATACTAG